The following are from one region of the Lacinutrix sp. Bg11-31 genome:
- a CDS encoding FeoB-associated Cys-rich membrane protein has product MNIILQNIIVFIILSFAVGFLVKKYFWKKKSKKACGTDDCGCH; this is encoded by the coding sequence ATGAATATTATACTTCAAAATATTATCGTTTTTATAATCCTAAGCTTTGCTGTAGGATTTCTTGTAAAGAAATATTTCTGGAAAAAGAAATCCAAGAAAGCCTGCGGAACAGACGACTGTGGTTGCCACTAA
- a CDS encoding FeoA family protein — protein sequence MQHTIAHLKRGEKGIITDVSSELIPLKLLEMGCLPGNLVELVQVAPFSDPLYLNINGSHLAIRKETAIHILIDRIDE from the coding sequence TTGCAACATACAATAGCACATTTAAAACGCGGAGAAAAAGGAATAATTACTGATGTTTCGTCAGAACTAATCCCTTTAAAACTTCTTGAAATGGGATGCCTTCCTGGTAACCTTGTAGAGTTAGTACAAGTTGCACCTTTTTCGGACCCATTATATCTAAATATTAATGGAAGCCATTTAGCAATTAGAAAAGAAACGGCTATTCACATTTTAATAGATAGAATAGATGAGTAA
- a CDS encoding metal ABC transporter ATP-binding protein, translating to MSKKIAVKVDDLTVAYNYKPVLWDIDLEIPEGVLMAIVGPNGAGKSTLIKSILGILKPIAGSVSIYGKPYEKQRQLVAYVPQKGSVDWDFPTTALDVVMMGTYGSLGWIKRPRQKEKKASLEALEKVGMLAFKSRQISQLSGGQQQRIFLARALVQNASIYFMDEPFQGVDATTEIAIINILKELRKAGKTVIVVHHDLQTVPEYFDWVTFLNVKKIATGPVKDIFNDDNLTKTYGINFKVSVQE from the coding sequence ATGAGCAAAAAAATAGCAGTAAAAGTAGACGATTTAACAGTGGCTTACAACTACAAGCCAGTGCTTTGGGATATTGATTTAGAAATTCCAGAAGGTGTTCTAATGGCTATTGTTGGACCAAATGGTGCTGGAAAATCAACACTTATAAAATCGATTCTCGGTATTTTAAAACCTATTGCAGGAAGTGTTTCTATTTATGGAAAACCTTACGAGAAACAAAGACAGTTAGTTGCTTACGTACCGCAAAAAGGAAGTGTAGATTGGGATTTCCCAACAACTGCTTTAGATGTGGTAATGATGGGAACTTATGGTAGTTTAGGTTGGATTAAAAGACCAAGACAAAAAGAGAAAAAAGCATCTTTAGAGGCTTTAGAGAAAGTTGGTATGTTGGCTTTTAAAAGTAGGCAAATAAGTCAGTTGTCTGGCGGACAGCAACAACGTATTTTCTTAGCACGTGCTTTAGTGCAAAACGCATCTATTTACTTTATGGATGAACCTTTTCAAGGTGTAGATGCTACAACCGAAATTGCAATTATCAATATTTTAAAAGAATTGAGAAAAGCTGGTAAAACAGTAATTGTTGTACATCACGATTTACAAACTGTTCCAGAATATTTTGACTGGGTAACGTTTTTAAATGTAAAGAAAATTGCCACAGGACCAGTTAAAGATATATTTAACGACGATAATTTAACAAAAACCTATGGTATTAATTTTAAAGTAAGTGTTCAAGAATAA
- a CDS encoding metal ABC transporter solute-binding protein, Zn/Mn family, whose amino-acid sequence MKKNILIIAITVLLFNCKNDIKQENGKLNIVTTTTMITDLVNNIGGDLVNTQGLMGSGVDPHLFKASEGDVSKLVNADIIFYNGLHLEGKLVEVFEKMGSKTKNTVELGAALDKSQLIGSEYFASNYDPHVWFNIAFFKQFAKNVTVVLSEKDPKNATSFLENEKLFLQKLEVLEQKVLATIETLPKKKRILVTAHDAFNYFGKNYGFNVVGLQGLSTATEAGVQDVQKLATFIIENKVKAIFVESSVPKRTIEALQAAVKSKGHDVVIGGTLFSDALGNAGTVEGTYLGMFEYNVNTIVNALK is encoded by the coding sequence ATGAAAAAAAACATACTTATAATTGCAATTACAGTACTCTTGTTTAACTGTAAAAATGATATAAAACAAGAGAATGGAAAATTAAATATTGTAACAACTACAACCATGATAACTGATTTGGTTAATAACATTGGTGGCGATTTAGTGAACACTCAAGGTTTAATGGGAAGTGGAGTAGATCCACATTTATTTAAAGCTAGTGAAGGAGATGTTTCTAAGCTAGTAAACGCAGACATCATTTTCTATAACGGTTTACATTTAGAAGGAAAACTAGTTGAGGTTTTCGAGAAAATGGGAAGTAAAACTAAAAACACTGTAGAACTTGGTGCAGCTCTAGATAAGTCTCAATTAATAGGGTCGGAGTATTTTGCTTCAAATTACGATCCACATGTGTGGTTTAATATTGCTTTTTTTAAGCAATTTGCTAAAAATGTAACGGTAGTTTTATCTGAAAAGGATCCTAAAAATGCAACTAGTTTTTTAGAAAATGAAAAACTATTCCTTCAGAAATTAGAAGTTTTAGAGCAAAAGGTTTTAGCTACAATAGAAACACTTCCAAAGAAAAAAAGAATATTAGTTACAGCACACGATGCCTTTAATTACTTCGGAAAAAACTATGGTTTTAATGTTGTTGGATTACAAGGATTAAGTACAGCAACGGAAGCTGGAGTTCAAGATGTTCAAAAATTGGCTACCTTTATAATAGAAAATAAAGTAAAAGCCATTTTTGTAGAAAGTTCTGTGCCTAAACGTACTATTGAAGCATTGCAAGCAGCTGTAAAATCTAAAGGACACGATGTTGTTATTGGTGGCACTTTGTTTTCTGATGCATTAGGAAATGCAGGAACTGTAGAAGGAACTTATTTAGGAATGTTTGAGTATAATGTAAATACTATTGTAAATGCATTGAAATAA
- a CDS encoding transporter yields MKLIKQLRNSILVLILTGSTMVFAQENNTLEALITDRPDATESPTAMPKGFLQVESGAFYESFEENNIKNEDFTYNTMLVRYGLLDNLELRLGYDYTDSKTKFNGNEVASINSFSPMLLGFKVGIAEEKRTMPEIGFLVHLYLPFSVNKDIRPENTGVDFRFSFAHTLNERSSLSYNLGAAWENDSPEAAYLYTIAYGYSLTEKLVAYVEFYGDFLENNKANHFWDAGLSYLLSNNVQLDATVGSSITKGQDILISAGISFRIPKS; encoded by the coding sequence ATGAAGTTAATTAAACAACTAAGAAACTCAATATTAGTTTTAATACTTACAGGTTCTACTATGGTCTTTGCTCAAGAAAACAATACTCTTGAAGCGTTAATTACAGACAGACCAGATGCTACAGAATCTCCAACAGCTATGCCTAAAGGTTTCTTGCAAGTAGAAAGTGGTGCGTTTTACGAGAGTTTTGAGGAGAACAATATAAAAAACGAAGATTTTACATACAATACTATGCTTGTTCGTTATGGTTTACTAGATAATTTAGAACTTAGATTGGGTTACGATTATACAGATAGTAAAACAAAATTTAATGGTAACGAAGTGGCTTCTATAAATAGTTTTTCTCCAATGCTTTTAGGTTTTAAAGTAGGTATAGCAGAAGAAAAAAGAACAATGCCAGAAATTGGTTTTTTAGTACATTTGTACTTGCCTTTTTCTGTTAATAAAGATATTAGACCAGAAAATACTGGTGTAGACTTTAGATTTTCTTTTGCACATACTTTAAATGAGAGATCTAGTCTATCTTATAATTTAGGTGCTGCTTGGGAAAACGATAGCCCAGAAGCTGCTTACTTATATACAATTGCTTATGGTTATAGTTTAACCGAAAAGCTTGTTGCTTATGTTGAGTTTTACGGCGATTTTCTAGAAAACAATAAAGCTAATCATTTTTGGGATGCTGGATTGTCTTATTTGCTGTCTAACAATGTGCAATTAGATGCTACTGTTGGGTCAAGCATAACAAAAGGTCAAGATATATTAATAAGTGCTGGAATTAGTTTTAGAATTCCTAAATCATAA
- the feoB gene encoding ferrous iron transport protein B, with amino-acid sequence MSKQINVALIGNPNTGKTSVFNALTGLNQQVGNYPGITVEKKEGICKLPRGVKAHIIDLPGTYSLNASSLDENVVIELLLNRNDKDFPDVAVVVSDVENLKRNLLLFTQIKDLEIPCLLVVNMADRMRRKGITLDVEYLEQQLETKIAVISTRKNEGIENLKQQIANYKELSLKPCLSASEIDVEYFNRLRKAFPNQLLYKLWLVITQDVNFGKTDRKDIDAIASFKTKSKGDLKRLQQKETIKRYQFINNVLKKGQTIDASQATDVRAKLDRILTHKVWGYVIFFFILLTIFQAIYDWSSIPMEWIDSSFASLSNWVKSTFPGGGKVTDLIAEGIISGLGGIVIFIPQIAFLFLFIAILEESGYMSRVVFLMDRVMRRFGLSGKSIVPLISGTACAIPAIMATRNIESWKERLITILVTPFTTCSARLPVYLIIISLVIPEGRILGLSYQALTLMLLYLIGFGAAVGSAWILNKILKIKSKSFFVVEMPNYKVPLLKNVALTVLEKTKSFIFGAGKIILAISIVLWVLASYGPGEQFNNAENIITEQYAQDNLSEDELAHKIDSHKLEHSFIGIAGHAIEPAIRPLGYDWKIGIAIVSSFAAREVFVGTLATIYSVGSDDEETIKNRMAGEVNPILGGPLFNFASGISLLLFYAFAMQCMSTLAIVKKETNSWKWPVYQFTIMTAIAYIVALIAYQFLK; translated from the coding sequence ATGAGTAAGCAAATAAATGTAGCCTTAATAGGGAATCCTAATACTGGAAAAACATCTGTTTTTAACGCACTTACAGGTTTAAACCAACAAGTTGGTAACTATCCAGGTATTACTGTAGAGAAAAAAGAAGGTATTTGTAAACTACCTCGTGGAGTAAAAGCTCATATTATAGATTTACCAGGTACGTATAGTTTAAATGCATCGTCTTTAGACGAAAACGTAGTTATAGAATTACTTTTAAATAGAAACGATAAAGATTTTCCAGACGTAGCTGTTGTAGTTAGTGATGTCGAAAACCTAAAACGTAACCTATTACTTTTTACACAAATTAAAGATCTTGAAATTCCTTGTTTACTTGTTGTAAACATGGCAGATAGAATGCGTAGAAAAGGTATTACGCTAGATGTTGAGTATCTAGAGCAGCAATTAGAAACCAAAATAGCTGTTATTAGTACACGTAAAAACGAAGGTATAGAGAATCTAAAACAACAAATCGCTAATTATAAAGAGTTATCTCTTAAGCCTTGTTTAAGTGCATCAGAAATTGATGTTGAATACTTTAATAGATTACGTAAAGCTTTTCCTAATCAACTATTATATAAATTATGGTTAGTTATTACTCAAGATGTAAATTTTGGAAAAACAGATAGAAAAGATATTGATGCTATTGCTAGTTTTAAAACAAAGTCTAAAGGCGATTTAAAAAGGCTTCAGCAAAAGGAAACCATAAAACGTTACCAGTTTATTAATAATGTTCTTAAAAAAGGACAAACCATAGATGCGTCTCAAGCTACAGATGTTCGTGCTAAATTAGACCGTATCCTAACTCATAAAGTTTGGGGATATGTTATTTTCTTTTTTATTCTTTTAACCATTTTTCAAGCCATTTACGATTGGTCAAGTATCCCAATGGAATGGATAGATTCGTCTTTTGCTTCACTAAGTAATTGGGTGAAATCTACATTTCCCGGAGGCGGAAAAGTGACAGATTTAATTGCCGAAGGTATTATTTCTGGACTTGGTGGAATCGTTATTTTTATTCCGCAAATAGCATTCTTATTCCTTTTTATTGCCATACTGGAAGAAAGTGGCTATATGAGTCGTGTCGTGTTTTTAATGGACAGAGTCATGCGTCGTTTTGGCCTAAGCGGTAAAAGTATTGTGCCTTTAATCTCTGGAACAGCTTGTGCAATTCCAGCAATTATGGCAACTCGAAATATAGAAAGTTGGAAAGAACGTTTAATTACTATTTTAGTTACACCCTTTACAACCTGTTCGGCACGTTTACCTGTGTATTTAATTATTATCTCGTTGGTTATTCCAGAAGGAAGAATACTAGGTTTAAGCTATCAAGCATTAACTCTAATGTTATTGTATCTTATTGGTTTTGGAGCAGCAGTTGGATCGGCTTGGATTTTAAATAAAATTCTAAAAATAAAGAGTAAGTCGTTTTTCGTGGTCGAAATGCCAAACTATAAAGTGCCACTTTTAAAAAACGTAGCATTAACGGTTTTAGAAAAAACAAAATCTTTCATCTTTGGTGCAGGAAAAATAATTTTAGCAATTTCAATTGTTCTTTGGGTATTGGCGTCTTATGGTCCAGGCGAACAATTTAATAATGCCGAGAATATTATAACAGAACAGTACGCACAAGATAATTTAAGCGAAGACGAATTAGCACATAAAATAGACTCACACAAACTAGAGCATTCTTTTATAGGGATTGCTGGGCATGCTATCGAGCCAGCCATTAGACCTTTAGGTTACGATTGGAAAATTGGTATTGCCATTGTAAGTTCTTTCGCAGCTCGTGAGGTTTTTGTAGGAACTCTAGCAACTATTTATAGTGTTGGTAGTGATGACGAAGAAACCATTAAAAACCGCATGGCAGGCGAAGTAAATCCAATTCTTGGAGGACCATTGTTTAATTTTGCTTCCGGAATTTCACTACTGTTATTTTACGCTTTTGCTATGCAATGCATGAGTACTTTAGCGATTGTTAAAAAAGAAACCAATAGCTGGAAATGGCCAGTATATCAATTTACAATAATGACTGCAATTGCGTATATTGTAGCTTTAATTGCCTATCAATTTTTGAAATAA
- a CDS encoding metal ABC transporter permease, translated as MDIQEYFSLVFSDYTLRTITLGTAILGAVTGMLGSFAVLRKQSLLGDAISHAALPGIAIAFLITGAKDSNTLLLGALVSGLIGTFWIRSIVKKTHLKSDTALGLILSLFFGFGMLLLTFIQKQPNANQAGLDKYLFGQAATLVESDVWLMAIVAGLCLFVLLLFWKEFKLLLFDADYTKTLGFNTRFIDVLITSFIVLAIVLGLQTVGVVLMSAMLLAPAAAARQWTNSLSTMVFLAAIFGAFSGVFGTAISASQTNLSTGPVIVLVASVFVLFSFVFSPSRGLLFKQIRFIKNRRDLEQHKTLAFMHHIAETHENISHPHAIKLLNNFQGYTRSTLQKLVEKDYVELQGNMWSLTKVGFETAANLYTKQSTEDE; from the coding sequence ATGGATATCCAAGAATATTTTTCATTAGTCTTTAGCGACTACACATTAAGAACAATAACGCTTGGTACAGCTATATTAGGAGCAGTAACTGGTATGTTAGGTAGTTTTGCTGTGCTTAGAAAACAAAGCTTACTTGGTGATGCTATTTCGCATGCTGCTTTGCCTGGAATTGCTATTGCTTTTTTAATTACAGGAGCAAAAGACTCCAACACTTTACTTTTAGGTGCTTTAGTTAGTGGTCTAATTGGTACGTTTTGGATTCGTAGTATTGTAAAGAAAACACATCTAAAAAGTGATACAGCCTTAGGTTTAATTTTATCTCTGTTTTTTGGTTTTGGTATGTTATTATTAACGTTTATTCAAAAACAGCCTAATGCAAATCAAGCAGGATTAGATAAATATCTCTTTGGTCAGGCAGCTACTTTAGTAGAAAGTGATGTTTGGTTAATGGCAATTGTAGCTGGCTTATGTTTATTCGTTTTATTGCTATTTTGGAAAGAATTTAAACTCCTACTTTTTGATGCCGATTATACTAAAACACTAGGATTCAATACAAGGTTTATAGATGTATTAATTACCAGTTTTATTGTACTGGCTATTGTTTTAGGCTTACAAACCGTTGGTGTTGTTTTAATGAGTGCCATGCTTTTAGCACCTGCTGCTGCTGCAAGACAATGGACAAATAGCTTGTCGACCATGGTTTTTTTAGCCGCTATTTTTGGTGCATTTTCTGGTGTTTTTGGTACAGCTATTAGCGCAAGCCAAACAAACCTTTCAACAGGACCAGTAATTGTTTTGGTGGCTTCAGTTTTTGTGCTTTTTTCGTTTGTGTTTTCACCTAGTCGTGGTTTGTTGTTTAAGCAAATAAGATTTATAAAAAACCGGCGTGATTTAGAACAGCATAAAACGTTAGCATTTATGCATCATATTGCAGAAACACACGAGAATATTTCGCATCCTCATGCTATTAAATTATTAAATAATTTTCAAGGTTATACACGTTCTACGCTTCAAAAATTAGTAGAAAAAGATTATGTAGAGCTGCAAGGAAATATGTGGAGTTTAACTAAAGTTGGTTTTGAAACTGCAGCAAATTTATATACTAAGCAATCTACAGAAGATGAATAG
- a CDS encoding metal-dependent transcriptional regulator yields MSVAIENFVKAIYKNNNNASNDTKPGNIAKKLGISNAAATDMAKKLAIKDLLHYEKYKALKLTEKGEKMALNVVRKHRLWEAFLHKTFDMSLHDIHREAELLEHETSNFLANKISEYLGSPKFDPHGDPIPNEDGEITTIDTSVSLADTQEGKTYTISRLMSDDKEFFDFCAQNGLKYGNTIVVSKQLSNNKMTQILISNNTILLNEDFTKIIYVNEVN; encoded by the coding sequence ATGTCTGTAGCTATAGAGAATTTTGTAAAAGCCATTTACAAAAATAATAATAATGCAAGTAACGATACGAAGCCAGGTAATATCGCTAAAAAATTAGGTATTAGTAATGCTGCAGCAACAGATATGGCTAAAAAATTAGCCATTAAAGACTTATTGCACTACGAAAAATACAAAGCCTTAAAACTAACAGAGAAAGGAGAGAAGATGGCTCTAAATGTTGTTAGAAAACACAGGTTATGGGAAGCTTTTTTGCATAAAACCTTCGATATGTCTTTGCATGATATTCATCGTGAAGCAGAGCTTTTAGAGCATGAAACCTCTAATTTTTTAGCTAATAAAATTAGCGAATACCTAGGGAGTCCTAAGTTCGATCCGCATGGTGATCCAATTCCAAATGAAGATGGAGAAATTACAACTATCGATACTTCTGTGAGTTTAGCAGATACCCAAGAGGGTAAAACGTATACTATTTCTCGCTTAATGAGTGACGATAAAGAATTCTTCGACTTTTGTGCGCAAAACGGCCTTAAATATGGTAATACTATTGTTGTTTCAAAGCAATTAAGTAATAATAAAATGACTCAAATATTAATTAGTAACAACACTATTCTTCTAAACGAAGATTTTACTAAAATTATCTATGTTAATGAAGTTAATTAA
- a CDS encoding metal ABC transporter permease, which translates to MNSAQIEIQLIASLVAIACAIPGTFLVLRKMAMISDAISHSILPGIVIGFFITQDLNSPLLILFAAFTGIITVVLVEYIQKTGLVKEDTAIGLVFPALFSIGVILIAKNANDVHLDVDAVLLGELAFAPFDRLLISGIDVGPKALWIIGVILLITVILLIAFFKELKISTFDAGLAASLGFSPAIIHYGLMSVASVTTVGAFDAVGAILVVALMITPAATAYLLTTDLKKMLGLAITFGVMSAISGYWFAHWLDASIAGSITTMLGLLFLLVYLFAPSKGIIAVMYREKQQRTEVSLLTFLLHLKNHSELEERHVNHLREHINWQKVRAKTVLELALKNNMIVVDKNIVSLTEKGDTFTSKAIDYIITNEDTQIEDMKDDFFLFRG; encoded by the coding sequence ATGAATAGCGCTCAAATTGAAATACAGCTTATTGCGAGTTTAGTTGCCATTGCTTGCGCAATTCCAGGTACATTTTTAGTGCTACGTAAAATGGCGATGATAAGTGATGCTATAAGTCATTCTATTCTTCCGGGAATTGTAATTGGTTTTTTTATTACTCAAGATCTTAATTCACCATTATTAATTTTGTTTGCTGCCTTTACAGGTATTATTACTGTTGTTTTGGTTGAGTATATTCAAAAAACAGGACTTGTAAAAGAAGACACTGCTATTGGTTTAGTGTTTCCTGCTTTGTTTAGTATTGGAGTTATTTTAATTGCAAAAAATGCTAACGATGTGCATTTAGATGTAGATGCTGTACTTTTGGGAGAATTAGCATTTGCTCCTTTTGATAGATTATTAATTTCCGGAATAGATGTTGGTCCAAAAGCTTTGTGGATTATTGGTGTTATTTTACTAATTACAGTTATACTTTTAATTGCTTTTTTCAAGGAATTAAAAATAAGTACATTTGATGCTGGCCTAGCAGCTTCTTTAGGTTTTTCGCCTGCGATTATTCATTATGGACTAATGAGTGTCGCTTCGGTTACAACAGTTGGTGCTTTTGACGCCGTTGGAGCCATTTTAGTAGTCGCTCTAATGATTACTCCTGCCGCGACTGCCTATTTGCTAACTACGGATTTAAAGAAGATGTTAGGGCTCGCTATCACTTTTGGTGTTATGAGTGCTATTTCTGGTTATTGGTTTGCACATTGGTTAGATGCTTCAATTGCTGGCTCTATTACAACTATGTTAGGTTTGCTATTTTTACTTGTGTATTTGTTTGCACCAAGCAAAGGTATAATTGCAGTTATGTACCGTGAAAAGCAACAACGTACAGAGGTCTCTTTATTAACTTTTTTACTGCATTTAAAAAACCATAGTGAGTTAGAAGAAAGGCATGTTAATCATTTACGCGAACATATTAATTGGCAAAAAGTGCGTGCTAAAACAGTTTTAGAATTAGCGCTGAAAAATAATATGATTGTGGTAGATAAAAATATTGTTTCACTTACCGAAAAAGGTGATACGTTTACCTCTAAAGCAATAGATTATATTATTACCAATGAAGATACACAGATTGAAGACATGAAAGATGATTTCTTTTTATTTAGAGGATAA
- a CDS encoding SCO family protein has protein sequence MLSFFKDYKKFAIGFFILSTIIVFIIYNILNVEKPLPIYQPNNVESTLVDSTIQHVKKYHKIADFSLTNQNGKTITQNDYKDKIYVADFFFTTCQTICPIMTDHMGVIQKEILNDDAIMLLSHSVTPVIDSVAQLKKYAIQKGVNDAKWNLVTGDKKKIYELARKSYLAVKSVGNGDKYDMIHTENFMLIDKKRQIRGFYDGTDPEAISQLLNDIEKLKRMEKQ, from the coding sequence ATGCTTTCTTTTTTTAAAGATTATAAAAAATTTGCGATTGGATTTTTTATCCTTTCAACTATAATAGTTTTCATTATATATAACATTTTAAATGTTGAAAAACCCTTACCAATCTACCAGCCTAATAATGTTGAATCCACCTTGGTTGATAGTACGATTCAACATGTAAAAAAGTATCATAAAATAGCCGATTTTAGCCTAACTAACCAAAACGGAAAAACCATCACCCAAAACGATTACAAAGATAAAATCTATGTAGCCGATTTCTTTTTTACTACTTGCCAGACTATTTGTCCGATAATGACAGATCACATGGGTGTAATTCAAAAAGAAATATTAAATGATGATGCTATTATGTTGTTATCGCATTCTGTAACTCCAGTTATTGATAGTGTTGCACAGCTTAAAAAGTATGCAATACAAAAAGGAGTAAACGATGCTAAGTGGAACCTTGTAACAGGTGATAAAAAGAAAATTTACGAGCTTGCAAGAAAAAGCTATTTAGCTGTAAAATCTGTAGGTAATGGAGATAAATACGATATGATCCATACCGAAAACTTCATGCTTATCGATAAAAAACGTCAAATTCGTGGTTTTTATGATGGTACAGACCCAGAAGCTATTTCTCAGCTCTTAAATGATATAGAAAAGTTAAAACGTATGGAAAAGCAATAG
- the rseP gene encoding RIP metalloprotease RseP has product MGIIIQISQFLLGLSLLIILHELGHFIPAKLFGTRVEKFYLFFDVKFSLFKKKIGETVYGIGWLPLGGYVKISGMIDESMDTEAMKEEPKPWEFRSKPAWQRLIIMLGGVIVNFVLAYVIYFFLSFIYGDKNIDATSIQDGYLVENPLLTDLGFKTGDNITKVGDHDVKYVSDIKGNFIGAKTITFTRNGVEQTITMPVDFLGQFSDSKRRDLFEMRRPFVIGAIQDSSLNKGANLKDGDLIKAVNGKALKYFDELTPILNESKGKEVSVTLLRDQELITETLKVDNNAKFGISSGLTHQMMQDLGYFTMTTKEYSFGESFGGGYNKFTGQVGKYFGQLKEIGNPETGAYKGVGGFYAILNVFPDTWSWPVFWSITAFLSIMLGVLNLLPIPALDGGHVMFLLYEMVSGRKPSDKFMEYAQTVGFFILIGLVLFANGNDIFKAIFK; this is encoded by the coding sequence ATGGGAATTATTATACAAATCTCTCAGTTTCTACTGGGTCTTTCACTATTAATCATACTTCACGAGCTTGGACATTTTATACCAGCAAAATTATTTGGAACTAGAGTAGAAAAATTCTACTTGTTTTTTGATGTTAAGTTTTCCCTTTTTAAGAAAAAAATTGGTGAAACTGTATACGGAATTGGTTGGTTACCGCTTGGTGGTTATGTAAAAATTTCTGGAATGATAGACGAAAGCATGGACACCGAAGCCATGAAAGAAGAACCAAAACCTTGGGAATTTAGATCTAAACCAGCTTGGCAACGTTTAATTATTATGCTTGGTGGTGTAATTGTAAACTTTGTATTGGCTTATGTTATTTATTTTTTCTTGTCTTTTATTTATGGAGATAAAAACATAGATGCTACAAGTATTCAAGATGGTTATTTAGTTGAGAATCCATTGTTAACAGATTTAGGTTTTAAAACTGGTGATAATATTACTAAGGTTGGAGATCATGATGTTAAATATGTATCAGACATTAAAGGAAATTTTATTGGCGCAAAAACAATAACTTTTACAAGAAATGGTGTAGAGCAAACCATTACAATGCCTGTAGATTTTTTAGGTCAGTTTTCTGATAGTAAACGTAGAGATTTATTTGAAATGCGTCGTCCTTTTGTTATTGGAGCTATTCAAGATTCTTCTTTAAATAAAGGAGCAAATCTTAAAGATGGTGATTTAATTAAGGCTGTTAATGGTAAGGCATTAAAATATTTTGATGAATTAACCCCAATACTAAACGAATCAAAAGGAAAAGAGGTTAGTGTTACATTACTAAGAGACCAGGAACTAATTACTGAAACACTAAAAGTTGACAACAATGCAAAGTTTGGTATTAGCTCTGGATTAACGCACCAAATGATGCAAGATCTAGGCTATTTTACAATGACAACTAAAGAATACTCTTTTGGAGAAAGTTTTGGTGGTGGTTATAATAAATTTACTGGGCAAGTAGGTAAATACTTTGGACAGCTTAAAGAAATAGGAAATCCTGAAACTGGAGCTTATAAAGGTGTTGGAGGTTTTTACGCAATATTAAATGTTTTTCCAGACACCTGGAGTTGGCCTGTTTTTTGGAGTATTACAGCTTTCCTTTCTATAATGTTAGGTGTGCTTAACCTATTACCAATTCCTGCTTTAGATGGTGGACATGTAATGTTTTTACTATATGAAATGGTTTCTGGACGTAAGCCAAGCGATAAATTTATGGAGTATGCACAAACTGTAGGCTTCTTTATTTTAATAGGTTTAGTGCTCTTTGCCAACGGAAACGACATTTTTAAAGCAATTTTTAAATAA